The sequence GACGCCATTTTCCAGATATTTAACTGCCCGTATCAGGGATGGGCTAAAAGTTTTTTTCTTGAAAGCAAAGTCCTGGAACTTATGGCCCATAAAATCGGACAAATTGAAGCGGCAGGCACCCGGACACCTGATGTCAATCCTTTGCCGGCCCAGGATGTGGAACGGATACGGGAAGCGGCCCGTCTTCTGGCCTGCGATCTGGAAACGCCTCTTGACCTGAATCAACTGGCCCAATCCGTAGGAATGTGCCGCAGCAAGCTGCACCGCTGTTTCCGGATGTTTTACGGTATTACACCCTTTGAGTACCTGCGCAACCGCCGCCTTGAAACAGCCATGGACTTTTTGATGGACGGCGTGATGAATGTCAGTGAAGCGGCCTATGCCGTGGGCTATTCCTGTCCCAGCCATTTTACCAAAGCATTTAAAAAATATTTCGGCCATCTGCCCAGTAAAAATGCCGTTAAATAAGGTTTGAATAATTGTGGCTTTAGGTACAAAAAAAAGACGATCGGCCTAATAAAAAAGAGCCAGAGACCAGCACCCACCCTAAAAATGTATTATATGCCTGTCTTTGTACGGAGCCATCTGCCGGCATATTCGTGATGATGCCCGTCAGATGAAAAAACAATAATACATACGAAAAAGGAAAAAAAGATGAACTTGTCTTTCAAACCAATAATCTTTCTGGGAACGGCAATTCTGCTATTTTCAGCCCACCTCCCGGCCTTTGCCGGACAAACGCTTAAAGATCAGTCTGAACCTTCGGAAACACTGGAGACCATAACCGTCACCGCCCAAAAAACAGAGGAAAATATCCAAGAGGTACCGATCTCAATGAGTGTATTTGATGAGTTCACTTTAGAGGATAGAAATATAGATAATCTGGAAGATATTGCACAATATACGCCCGGACTACAGATATTCAGCAAAAGTGCAGTTAAATCTTCACCTTCGTTGAGGGGATTACACTCTTCAGATAGAAACCCAACAGCTGGATTATATATAGACGGTGCGCCGATTACAGGAGGCATAGGATTTGATGAAACCCTTCTTGATATAGAAAGAATAGAAGTACTAAAAGGTCCGCAAGGCACGCTTTACGGTAAAAATGCACAAGTCGGTGTTGTAAATATCATCACAAAAAAACCGACAAATGAGACACAGGGAAAAATAAAAGGTTCTTTGGGCTCAGATAGTAAACGAGATATATCGATGAACCTAAGCGGCGCTTTAGTTGAAGATACGTTTTATGTAGGCGTCGCAGCTAAACACTATGAAAAAGACGGCTTTGTAAAAAGTACGACAACTGGAAAAATAGTTGATGACAGGGAGCATGATTATGGAAAAATCAATTTTAGATGGACGCCTACTGATAATCTTGAAGCCTCTTTAGTAAGTTCAAAAACCAAATATGATAACGGTGATATGAGTTTCGGTCTTACAAATGAAAATGATAGGGAAGTGGGTAATGATTATGAAGGATATGTGAAATCGGAAATCGCTTTAACCTCTTTAAATGTAAAGTATGATTTTAGTGAAGCTTTTTCAATAACTTCAATTACGGCATATAGAGATTATAAAGATTTAAGGGGGTTTGATTGGGATTATTCAAATAATGATGCAACGCGTTGGCATGCCGTAGACGATAATAGGTTTAAAACATATTCTGAAGAACTAAGAGTCAATTATGAAAATGATAAAATTCAACTCGTATCGGGAATATATTTAGAAAAAAGTGATTTCCATTACGATCAGGAGAATGATAAAGGTTGGCTTTCTTCTATTCAAAATATTAGTAAAGATATTGACGGGGATACCATGGGTATCTTTTCCCATTTAACTTATGATCTTAGTGAAAAACTCTCTTTAATCGGCGGCTTACGATTTGGCAATGAAAAACTAACATATGAAGATTCAACCGAAACGATAGACTATGATGAAGATGATATCTGTCCAAAAATAGGTTTAACCTATGATCTCTTAAAAGATTTAATGAGTTATGTAACTATCTCAAAAGGGTATAGAGGAGGTGGATTTAATACTGGAGCGCCTGATGGATATTCCAAATCTTTTGATAAAGAGACGCTTTGGTCTTATGAAGTGGGATTAAAAGGGACAATCTTAGATAATAGATTGATGTATGATATAGCAGTTTATTATATGGATATAGATGATATGCAAGTAAGTGAATATGTAACGGCAACCTTAGCTATCACAACAAATGCAGCAAAAGCAACATCACAAGGGATAGAAGCTTCACTCAACTTTCAGGCAACGGATACGATCAACTTTTTTGCGGGGGCTTCTTATGTTGATATAAAATTTGATGAATACAATAACGGTAAAGTGGATTATAGCGGTAATAAAAAAACTTATGCTCCGGAATATAACTTTAATATAGGCGTAACTTACAGAGCGGAACAAGGGTTCTATGCAAGTGCGGATATCACCGGATACGGTGATATGCAACTTGATATTGCAAATAAATATAAAAGAGATGCGTATGAAATAGTAAATGCAAAAATAGGATATGAGCAAAAAAATTACGATATCTATCTATATGCAAAAAACTTGTTTGACAAAAAGTATGATTCAATAGGATTTTTTAATGGTGTATATACTCAATATAGTCCGCCTAGAGAGATCGGAGTGATCCTTACCTATCGGCTTTAAATCGATTCTTTTTCAGCTTTTCACAAGCGGCCTGAGCGCCGCGGCTGGTGGCGAAAACATGGGGCGGTATGCAGTCAAATGCATACCGCCCCTCTTGCATGTTTCTGTCAGCCATTTTACCAAAACATTTAAAAAATAATTCGGCCACCTGCCCAGTAAAAATTCCATTAAATAAGGCTTGAATAATTGTAATTTTAGGTACTAAAAAAAGACGATCAGCCTAATTAAAAAGAGCCAGAGACCAGCACCTTTCCTAAAAATGTAT is a genomic window of uncultured Desulfobacter sp. containing:
- a CDS encoding TonB-dependent receptor encodes the protein MNLSFKPIIFLGTAILLFSAHLPAFAGQTLKDQSEPSETLETITVTAQKTEENIQEVPISMSVFDEFTLEDRNIDNLEDIAQYTPGLQIFSKSAVKSSPSLRGLHSSDRNPTAGLYIDGAPITGGIGFDETLLDIERIEVLKGPQGTLYGKNAQVGVVNIITKKPTNETQGKIKGSLGSDSKRDISMNLSGALVEDTFYVGVAAKHYEKDGFVKSTTTGKIVDDREHDYGKINFRWTPTDNLEASLVSSKTKYDNGDMSFGLTNENDREVGNDYEGYVKSEIALTSLNVKYDFSEAFSITSITAYRDYKDLRGFDWDYSNNDATRWHAVDDNRFKTYSEELRVNYENDKIQLVSGIYLEKSDFHYDQENDKGWLSSIQNISKDIDGDTMGIFSHLTYDLSEKLSLIGGLRFGNEKLTYEDSTETIDYDEDDICPKIGLTYDLLKDLMSYVTISKGYRGGGFNTGAPDGYSKSFDKETLWSYEVGLKGTILDNRLMYDIAVYYMDIDDMQVSEYVTATLAITTNAAKATSQGIEASLNFQATDTINFFAGASYVDIKFDEYNNGKVDYSGNKKTYAPEYNFNIGVTYRAEQGFYASADITGYGDMQLDIANKYKRDAYEIVNAKIGYEQKNYDIYLYAKNLFDKKYDSIGFFNGVYTQYSPPREIGVILTYRL